In Sphingobacterium sp. PCS056, the following proteins share a genomic window:
- a CDS encoding CBS domain-containing protein has protein sequence MYIANIPLSQNTTIKQTDTIAFALDRMEDFQFHLLPVVDGDNYLGYITQNDLLNALDDQFTVATIHLKTDPIYVMANQHPYDAVRLMTAYHMDTLPVLDEHNNYKGILTSLELIKTISVLQSLNDVGAIIVLEVGAHDFSLSKIAHLVEVENCQILNCSTQAILENATIQVTIKVNQSNIANLLSSFARQNYKVMASFNTLQEFDDLEDRYKQLMNYINI, from the coding sequence ATGTATATAGCGAACATCCCCCTATCACAAAACACGACCATAAAGCAAACTGACACGATCGCCTTTGCATTAGATCGAATGGAAGATTTCCAATTTCATTTACTACCAGTCGTAGATGGCGATAATTATTTGGGTTATATAACTCAAAATGATTTATTAAACGCCCTAGATGATCAATTCACTGTTGCTACGATCCATTTAAAAACAGATCCTATTTACGTCATGGCAAATCAGCACCCCTATGATGCAGTTCGCTTAATGACGGCATATCATATGGATACCTTGCCTGTTTTAGATGAACATAATAATTATAAAGGAATATTGACCTCGTTAGAACTAATCAAAACGATTTCAGTACTACAATCTCTCAATGACGTTGGAGCGATTATTGTTTTAGAAGTCGGAGCTCATGACTTTTCATTGTCTAAAATTGCTCATTTGGTTGAAGTCGAAAACTGTCAAATATTAAATTGTTCAACCCAAGCAATACTGGAGAATGCGACAATTCAAGTAACTATAAAGGTTAATCAATCCAATATAGCAAATTTACTTTCCTCTTTCGCACGACAAAACTATAAGGTTATGGCAAGTTTTAATACCCTACAAGAGTTTGATGACCTAGAAGATCGTTACAAACAATTAATGAATTACATCAATATTTAG
- a CDS encoding 1-acyl-sn-glycerol-3-phosphate acyltransferase, with product MGEVASQKFIEVREVIRKKSPKLAKWIPSFLLKYLERTIHEDDINDIMTRFANLQGLDFVDALIKDLGVHVELKGAENIPIDESVIFASNHPLGGLDGIAFMHAIGRYRKDVKFLVNDILMNVGNLQPLFIPVNKLGGQGKSGIAAIEQAYASDTALLVFPAGLVSRKQADGRIEDLEWKKSFINKAKKYKKDIVPVYIEGKNSNFFYNFARLRQKIGLKANLEMLYLPDEMFSQRNQTVTIVIGEKISYTHFDQSKGEKKWAEEVKRLVYGMSQEK from the coding sequence ATGGGTGAGGTTGCAAGTCAGAAATTTATTGAAGTTAGGGAAGTAATTCGAAAGAAGAGTCCAAAATTGGCAAAATGGATTCCTTCATTCTTATTAAAATATTTAGAGCGAACTATCCACGAGGATGATATCAATGATATCATGACTCGTTTTGCGAATTTGCAAGGTTTAGACTTCGTAGATGCGCTAATAAAGGACCTGGGTGTTCATGTCGAGTTAAAGGGTGCAGAAAATATTCCGATTGATGAAAGTGTAATTTTTGCTTCTAATCATCCATTAGGAGGTCTGGATGGTATTGCTTTCATGCATGCTATCGGACGGTATCGTAAAGATGTCAAGTTTCTGGTCAATGATATATTAATGAATGTAGGGAATCTACAACCCTTATTTATACCTGTGAATAAATTGGGTGGACAGGGGAAGAGTGGTATTGCTGCTATTGAACAGGCTTATGCTTCTGATACCGCGCTACTGGTATTTCCGGCAGGCCTGGTCTCCAGAAAACAAGCAGATGGAAGGATTGAGGATCTCGAATGGAAGAAAAGTTTTATAAATAAGGCAAAGAAATATAAAAAAGATATCGTACCGGTATATATTGAGGGTAAAAACTCTAACTTTTTTTATAATTTTGCAAGGCTAAGACAGAAGATTGGCTTAAAGGCAAATTTGGAAATGCTTTATCTACCTGATGAAATGTTTTCTCAACGCAACCAAACTGTGACGATTGTTATCGGCGAGAAAATATCTTACACACATTTTGATCAATCTAAGGGCGAAAAAAAATGGGCTGAAGAGGTTAAGCGATTGGTTTACGGAATGTCTCAAGAAAAATAA
- a CDS encoding isoprenyl transferase, whose translation MSTIDHIDKNKLPQHIAIIMDGNGRWAKEKGKLRIFGHQNGVKAVREALEATIQVGVKHLTLYAFSTENWNRPRLEVIALMELLVSSLKKEIKTFQKNGVRLNAIGDLSKLPKNCQEKLQETMDITAHNTNCVLTLALSYSSQEEIVQATKNIAEKVLKGELNIEEITTEVFQQNLYTSNLPNPDLLIRTSGEYRISNFLLWQIAYAEFCFLDKMWPEFEQEDLFKAILDYQQRERRFGKTSEQI comes from the coding sequence ATGAGCACAATAGATCATATTGACAAAAATAAGCTTCCACAACATATTGCTATAATTATGGACGGCAATGGAAGATGGGCAAAGGAAAAAGGAAAACTGCGAATTTTTGGTCATCAAAATGGTGTCAAGGCTGTTAGAGAGGCGCTAGAAGCTACTATCCAAGTTGGAGTAAAACATCTTACTTTATATGCTTTCTCTACAGAAAATTGGAACAGACCTCGATTGGAAGTAATAGCGCTCATGGAACTATTGGTTTCTTCACTCAAAAAAGAAATCAAAACCTTTCAAAAAAACGGTGTCCGTCTCAATGCCATCGGAGATCTATCTAAACTTCCTAAAAATTGTCAAGAAAAATTACAGGAAACGATGGATATAACAGCACATAACACAAACTGTGTATTGACGCTGGCATTAAGCTATAGTTCACAAGAAGAGATCGTACAGGCTACAAAAAATATTGCAGAAAAAGTATTAAAAGGGGAACTAAACATCGAAGAGATTACCACTGAAGTATTTCAACAAAATCTTTATACATCCAATCTCCCAAATCCAGATTTGTTAATACGAACAAGCGGAGAATACAGAATTAGTAACTTCCTATTATGGCAGATTGCCTATGCCGAATTTTGTTTTCTAGATAAGATGTGGCCCGAATTTGAACAAGAAGACCTATTTAAGGCCATTCTTGATTATCAACAGCGTGAGAGAAGATTTGGAAAAACAAGTGAGCAGATCTAA
- the bamA gene encoding outer membrane protein assembly factor BamA has product MKRILIVILFLACTQPQFAQAQVNGTAINLNDPNQISYLSPKDYIIGGVTVSGTQHLDNNVLITISKLVVGQYIEVPSEATSNVVKVMMAQGLFDDVQLWSEKIEGETIFLNIRVVERPRLTRIDIKGLSKSQTEEVRKRLNDNAGKVVNENLINTTRNTIQRFLREKAYLYPEIKISTEKDSAQANNEILIADVDRKNKVRVKKITFTGNKEFTQKQLRKNLKGVKQKAWFRIFGPGKFKEEKYKEAKETLVSKMQNKGFRDAEIIQDSVIKVDDKNVLVNIDVYEGPKYYVGNIKWSGNAKYTDTVLNRILGIRKGDIFSEEKLNTKLLGGGRNSDDISSLYMNDGYLTFSIDPEQTRIYNDTIDLNLRVYEGAQYTINNVLIKGNDVTNDRVVLRSIRTKPGQKFSKEAIMTSVREIAQLGNFDEQKTNPVPTNLNHAEGTVDILYNVAEKPSDQVELSGGYGAGQIIGTLGLTFNNFSTSNLFNKSSWKPLPRGDGQKLSIRGQTSGKRYQSYSFSFTEPWLGGKKPIYFGLSAYTSSSSYGGFNYYTGEQTVKDSELNRIWMTGVTATLGKRLQWPDNWFQANTSLSFQRYKLQNYANYFLFDNGTAYNINLTQEFSRNTIDAPIYPTSGSNLKFSVQVTPPYSLFNNINYETAENNVKYKWTEYHKWKFDSQWYAKIAGKLVFKAQAQFGFLGSYSNKTGISTFERFKVGGDGMQGFDFLQGSEIIAMRGYANGVVIPEGTQNVNIARNSGSPIYTKYQMELRHPVMLNEQATVFVLAFAEAGNTWNKFSEYNPFKVRRSAGVGARIFLPIFGMLGIDYGHAFDPIPGLPSSTWKQNFTFSIMQNMGGF; this is encoded by the coding sequence ATGAAGCGCATACTTATTGTTATATTATTTTTAGCATGTACCCAACCACAATTCGCACAAGCTCAAGTGAATGGAACTGCTATAAACCTGAATGATCCCAACCAAATAAGTTATTTATCCCCTAAAGACTATATCATTGGTGGTGTGACAGTTTCAGGAACGCAGCATCTTGACAACAATGTATTAATTACAATATCCAAACTTGTTGTTGGTCAATACATTGAAGTTCCTAGTGAAGCTACATCCAATGTGGTAAAAGTGATGATGGCTCAAGGGCTTTTTGATGACGTACAATTATGGTCCGAAAAGATAGAAGGTGAAACCATTTTTCTAAATATTCGTGTTGTTGAAAGACCACGTTTAACACGAATAGACATTAAAGGTTTGAGTAAAAGCCAAACAGAAGAAGTTCGTAAAAGATTAAATGATAATGCCGGTAAAGTGGTCAATGAAAATCTGATCAATACCACGCGTAACACCATCCAACGCTTCTTAAGAGAGAAAGCTTATTTATATCCAGAAATTAAGATCAGCACAGAAAAAGATAGTGCTCAGGCTAATAATGAGATTTTAATTGCAGATGTTGACCGTAAGAATAAAGTACGTGTCAAAAAGATAACATTTACAGGCAATAAAGAATTTACACAGAAACAGCTTCGAAAAAATTTAAAAGGAGTTAAGCAAAAAGCATGGTTCCGTATTTTTGGTCCCGGAAAATTCAAAGAAGAAAAATATAAAGAAGCAAAAGAAACTTTAGTATCTAAAATGCAAAATAAGGGTTTCCGCGATGCAGAAATCATACAAGACTCCGTCATTAAAGTTGACGATAAAAATGTCTTGGTCAATATTGATGTGTATGAAGGACCTAAATATTATGTAGGTAATATCAAATGGTCAGGAAATGCGAAATATACAGACACTGTCTTAAATCGGATTTTAGGAATACGTAAAGGTGATATTTTCAGTGAAGAGAAACTAAATACTAAATTATTGGGCGGTGGTAGAAATAGTGATGATATCTCTTCATTATATATGAATGATGGCTACTTGACATTCTCGATCGATCCAGAACAAACACGTATATACAACGATACAATTGATCTCAATTTACGTGTATATGAAGGTGCACAGTATACGATTAATAACGTATTAATAAAAGGAAATGATGTGACCAATGATCGTGTCGTATTAAGGTCCATTCGTACCAAGCCAGGTCAAAAGTTTTCAAAAGAGGCTATTATGACTTCTGTACGAGAAATCGCACAATTGGGTAATTTTGATGAGCAAAAGACTAATCCTGTTCCTACAAATCTAAATCATGCTGAAGGAACGGTCGATATTTTATATAATGTAGCTGAAAAGCCTTCAGATCAAGTGGAGTTATCAGGAGGTTATGGTGCAGGACAGATTATCGGTACTTTAGGATTGACCTTCAATAACTTCTCTACAAGTAATCTTTTCAACAAAAGCTCTTGGAAACCATTGCCACGTGGTGACGGACAAAAATTAAGTATTCGTGGACAGACATCAGGTAAACGTTACCAGTCCTATAGTTTCTCTTTCACCGAGCCATGGTTAGGTGGTAAAAAACCAATCTATTTTGGTTTAAGCGCCTATACGTCTAGTTCTTCATATGGAGGTTTTAATTATTATACTGGGGAGCAAACGGTAAAAGATTCGGAACTTAATAGGATATGGATGACGGGTGTAACCGCAACCTTAGGTAAGCGTTTACAATGGCCAGATAACTGGTTCCAAGCCAACACTTCCCTATCGTTTCAACGTTATAAATTGCAGAATTATGCCAACTATTTCTTATTTGACAATGGTACAGCATATAATATTAACTTAACACAAGAATTCAGCCGTAATACAATTGATGCGCCGATCTATCCAACTTCAGGATCTAACCTTAAGTTCTCTGTTCAAGTTACGCCACCATACTCGCTGTTTAATAATATCAATTATGAAACAGCAGAAAATAATGTGAAATACAAATGGACAGAATACCATAAGTGGAAATTTGATTCACAATGGTATGCAAAGATTGCTGGTAAATTGGTATTCAAAGCACAGGCACAATTTGGTTTCTTAGGTAGTTATTCTAATAAAACAGGAATTTCTACATTTGAACGCTTCAAAGTCGGTGGTGATGGTATGCAAGGTTTTGACTTCTTACAAGGATCTGAGATCATCGCAATGCGTGGATATGCCAATGGTGTTGTTATTCCAGAAGGAACTCAGAATGTTAACATTGCAAGAAATTCAGGAAGTCCAATTTATACCAAATATCAAATGGAATTGAGACATCCTGTAATGTTAAATGAACAAGCAACAGTTTTCGTATTAGCATTTGCTGAAGCAGGTAATACTTGGAATAAATTCTCAGAATATAATCCATTCAAAGTAAGACGCTC
- a CDS encoding NAD kinase: protein MRVAIYGREFTPSVIPHVRHLLEYLIAKEVEIWIYDSFYNFLKKQFDCTKNFSTYTSNADLPLDTDFMLSLGGDGTMLSAVSLIHNSGIPIAGINFGRLGFLASINKTDFETSIDQILVKNYKIQKRALLAVESPDKELFGGNSNYALNDITVFRYDSSAMITINAYLNGELLNSYWADGLIIATPTGSTAYSLSCGGPIIMPGSGNFVITPISPHNLNVRPVVISSEFELDLEIESRSEKYILSCDSKNETVPSNVRLKITKAPFYINLIRLDGESYFETLREKLLWGLDVRNY from the coding sequence ATGAGAGTGGCAATTTATGGTAGAGAATTTACTCCTTCAGTTATTCCCCATGTAAGACATTTACTAGAATATTTAATTGCGAAAGAAGTAGAAATATGGATTTATGATAGTTTTTATAATTTTCTAAAGAAACAATTTGATTGTACTAAAAACTTTTCTACGTACACTTCCAATGCAGATCTTCCTCTCGACACAGATTTTATGTTAAGTTTAGGAGGAGATGGAACTATGCTATCCGCAGTATCCCTAATTCACAACTCAGGCATACCCATCGCTGGTATCAATTTCGGAAGATTAGGATTTTTAGCTTCGATAAACAAAACAGATTTTGAAACATCCATTGATCAAATTCTTGTTAAAAATTATAAAATTCAAAAAAGAGCACTTTTAGCTGTTGAATCCCCAGATAAGGAATTATTTGGAGGAAATAGCAATTATGCTTTGAACGATATTACCGTATTTAGATACGATAGTTCTGCCATGATTACGATCAATGCCTACTTAAACGGAGAACTTTTAAATTCTTATTGGGCAGATGGACTCATTATTGCTACACCGACAGGCTCAACAGCCTATTCACTGAGTTGTGGAGGTCCTATAATTATGCCCGGAAGCGGCAATTTTGTAATCACTCCAATTTCTCCGCACAACTTAAATGTACGACCAGTAGTCATATCATCTGAATTTGAATTAGATTTAGAAATCGAAAGCCGTTCCGAAAAATATATATTGAGCTGTGACTCAAAAAATGAAACAGTACCAAGTAACGTTAGATTGAAAATCACAAAAGCACCTTTCTATATTAATTTAATTAGATTAGATGGAGAAAGCTATTTTGAGACCCTGAGAGAGAAATTACTTTGGGGATTAGACGTCAGAAATTATTGA